One Diospyros lotus cultivar Yz01 chromosome 1, ASM1463336v1, whole genome shotgun sequence genomic window carries:
- the LOC127811442 gene encoding self-incompatibility protein S1-like, whose translation MIKKKKKIILIILILAASFTLMLVSAEARVRVSVINRLGDGRKMQIHCRSSDDDLGLQKVDDGCGTAWSFAVNFWGTTLFYCDVKWEDHRGSESGGGWKHFDAYDAQKDFRRCSSECKWMISSDGSLYGFDQEWGTWDRYPFAGSDNI comes from the coding sequence atgatcaagaagaagaagaagatcattctCATCATCCTCATCCTCGCTGCATCATTCACATTAATGCTGGTTTCAGCTGAAGCGAGGGTCCGTGTCAGCGTGATCAACAGGCTGGGAGACGGCAGGAAAATGCAGATACACTGCCGGTCGAGCGACGACGATCTGGGGCTCCAGAAAGTCGACGACGGCTGCGGTACCGCGTGGAGCTTCGCCGTCAACTTCTGGGGGACGACGCTATTCTACTGCGACGTGAAGTGGGAAGATCATCGGGGGTCGGAATCCGGCGGTGGCTGGAAGCACTTTGATGCCTATGATGCGCAGAAAGATTTCAGGAGGTGTAGCTCCGAGTGCAAATGGATGATCTCCAGCGATGGCTCTTTGTATGGCTTTGATCAGGAATGGGGGACTTGGGATCGGTACCCCTTCGCGGGATCAGATAATATTTAA